Genomic window (Chryseobacterium bernardetii):
GATCTTTTGTTCAAAAGTTCTAACACAGTCTTTCTTGATCTGTGAATAAGTATATCCAGCCGAACCGATACATCCGTGAGCATCTTTATCGCCACCCAATACCGGTGTTTGTTGTGCAAATGCTAAAGTACCAAGGAACATTGCGCTCAATAAAATCGTTTTTTTCATGTTGTTGTATTATTATAATTGTGCAGGATATTATTAAAAATCATGCCAAAAAATCATAAAACACATCACTGTGAAAAAAAATATTACTTTTTACTTGGTCCAGTTGATCTTTGAGTGCTTCACCTCATCAGAGCTAGTTCCGATCATGATATCAAATTCTCCTGACTCCCAGTCGTATTTCAAATCTCCGTTGTAGAATTTCAGGCTTTCCGGGGTGATATCAAAGGTTACTTTTTTAGATTCTCCTTTTTTCAGGAATATTTTCTGGAAGCCTTTCAGTTCTTTTACTGGTCTTGTAATACTTCCCACCATATCCCTGATATATAACTGAACAACTTCTGCCCCGTCATAATTCCCTGAATTGGTTACCGTTACAGAAGCCTGAACGGTCTGGTTTCCTTTCGGATTGGCGTTGGATATACTGATATCTGAATAGTTAAACCTTGTATAACTCAATCCATATCCAAATGCATACAGCGGAGTGTTGCATTCATCCATATAATTGGAACGGAATCTTTGGTATTCGCATTTATCCGTCAGTTTCTGATCCAGCGGGCGTCCGGTATTTTTAGCATTGTAGTAAATAGGAACCTGTCCAAGGCTTCTTGGGAAAGTCATCGGAAGTTTTCCTGATGGATTTACTTTTCCGAAAATAACATCAGCTATTGCATTTCCTGCTTCTGATCCTGGGAACCATGCATTAAGGATTGCATCTGGCATATCTTTTACATTCGTTAATGCCAATGGACGACCTGTGAAAAGAATCATTGCGATTGGCTTTCCTGTCTTTTTCAATTCATTTAAAAGGTCAACCTGAGACTGTGGAATGGTTATCTCTGATCTTGATGAAGATTCCCCGCTCATTTCTGCAGATTCCCCAATAGCTAAAACAATAACGTCAGCTTTATTGGCAACATCCACTGCTTCTTTTAACAGTTCTTCTTTTGAACGGCTGTCTCTATCAGTTTTCTTTCCGTGAGCGGCATAAATTTCTTCCAGTTTTGCATCATAATCAATGTTGGCTCCTTTTGCGGAAAGGAATTTTACGTCTTTACCATAATTTGCCTGAAGCCCCTGCATTAAATTCACTGAAGCACTATGCTTTGTAGCCACACTCCATGTTCCGGCCATGTTCATTGAATTGTTTACCAATGGACCGATTACAGCAACTGTCCCTGATTTTTTTAAAGGTAATACCTGATTTTCATTTTTCAGTAAAACCATTGACTGTGCAGCAACGCTTCTTGCAATATTGCGGTTTTCCAGATTATATACTTCTTTAGCGGCCAGTTTTGCATCCCCATGCTTGTATGGATTATCAAAAAGACCTAAATCATATTTTGCTTCCAGAATTCTTCTTGCTGCCATATCAATCTCGGCCTGGGTAACTTTTCCTTCGGATAATGATTTTTTTAAAGTGGTTAAAAAGCCCTCTCCTACCATGTCCATATCAACACCGGCTTTTAAAGCCAATGCAGAAACCTGCTGAAGATCTCCCATACCATGATCCACCATTTCATTGATTCCGGTATAATCCGTCACTACAAATCCTTTAAATTTCCACTGATTTCTCAATACTTCGGTCTGAAGCCACCTGTTTCCTGTTGCAGGAACCCCGTCCACTTCATTGAAAGAGGCCATTACTGAAGCTACCCCAGCATCTACAGCTGCTTTATAAGGTGGAAAATATTCATTGAACATTCTTACATGGCTCATATCAACAGTGTTATAATCTCTTCCTGATTCACCGGCTCCATACAGGGCAAAATGTTTAACACAAGCTAATATATTGGTACCGTTGGCCAGGTCTTTCCCCTGATATCCATATACCATATTTTTTGAGATCTCGCTTCCTAAATACGGATCTTCTCCTGAGCCTTCGGAAACTCTTCCCCATCTTGGTTCACGGGAAATGTCCACCATTGGCGAAAATGTCCAGTTGATTCCATCGAAAGCGGCTTCTCTTGCGGCCACTCTTGCAGACTGCTGTACCAGGTTCATATCCCATGAAGCGGCTAAACCTAACGGAATGGGAAAGGTGGTTTCATAGCCGTGAATAACATCCATTCCGAAGATCATCGGAATTTTCAGACGACTTTTTTCAACAGCTACTTTCTGAACGGCTTTAATTTTATCTGCCCCTTTTATATTGAATAATCCGCCTACTAATCCCTGTTCTACTTTTTTCCCGATATCTGAACTCTGTGCCATCCCGGTAGTAAAATCTCCGGAAGTGGGAAGGTTCATCTGGCCGATTTTTTCATCTAAGGTCATTTTAGATAAAAGATTGTCTACAAAGGCTTTCTTCCTGGCCTGATATTGTGCAGTCTGGTAAGACTGTACAGGCTTATCCACCATTTCCTGAGCGGAAAACACTGGCGAAAGCGCCAGGGTTGCTAGTACAATTAACTTTTTCATAAATCTATCTTCTTATATTATTGTTTTGATTTTATAGGGTCTTCTTTCGTATACACGAAATTTGTATTTCCAGTTTATTTATCTTTCTTTTTAGACAGCATCCATTCGTATAATTGTGGATTTGAGTAAGCAGAATCCCATGAATTATGGTTATCATTAGGGAAAATTACCAATTCTGCGGCCGGATTCACCGGATGGAGTTTCTGATAAAATTTAAAGGCATTTTCAGGTAATACAATATCATCCATTCCACCATGGAATATTTTCATATTCAAATCTTTAAACTGTTGAATATTAGCAGTCATTACCTGA
Coding sequences:
- the bglX gene encoding beta-glucosidase BglX, which codes for MKKLIVLATLALSPVFSAQEMVDKPVQSYQTAQYQARKKAFVDNLLSKMTLDEKIGQMNLPTSGDFTTGMAQSSDIGKKVEQGLVGGLFNIKGADKIKAVQKVAVEKSRLKIPMIFGMDVIHGYETTFPIPLGLAASWDMNLVQQSARVAAREAAFDGINWTFSPMVDISREPRWGRVSEGSGEDPYLGSEISKNMVYGYQGKDLANGTNILACVKHFALYGAGESGRDYNTVDMSHVRMFNEYFPPYKAAVDAGVASVMASFNEVDGVPATGNRWLQTEVLRNQWKFKGFVVTDYTGINEMVDHGMGDLQQVSALALKAGVDMDMVGEGFLTTLKKSLSEGKVTQAEIDMAARRILEAKYDLGLFDNPYKHGDAKLAAKEVYNLENRNIARSVAAQSMVLLKNENQVLPLKKSGTVAVIGPLVNNSMNMAGTWSVATKHSASVNLMQGLQANYGKDVKFLSAKGANIDYDAKLEEIYAAHGKKTDRDSRSKEELLKEAVDVANKADVIVLAIGESAEMSGESSSRSEITIPQSQVDLLNELKKTGKPIAMILFTGRPLALTNVKDMPDAILNAWFPGSEAGNAIADVIFGKVNPSGKLPMTFPRSLGQVPIYYNAKNTGRPLDQKLTDKCEYQRFRSNYMDECNTPLYAFGYGLSYTRFNYSDISISNANPKGNQTVQASVTVTNSGNYDGAEVVQLYIRDMVGSITRPVKELKGFQKIFLKKGESKKVTFDITPESLKFYNGDLKYDWESGEFDIMIGTSSDEVKHSKINWTK